From Entelurus aequoreus isolate RoL-2023_Sb linkage group LG22, RoL_Eaeq_v1.1, whole genome shotgun sequence, one genomic window encodes:
- the LOC133639476 gene encoding group XIIA secretory phospholipase A2-like isoform X2, with protein sequence MLTTSCCHVVVLLVVFSRVSACGQQAETPDWRMTLKTIRNGIHKIDTYLNAALDLFGGDDGLCHYRCSDGYKAAPRPGYKPPPPNGCGTPLFGFQMDVGFPSMTKCCNQHDRCYDTCGRDKHDCDEQFQECLETICRNVQRTLGLAQSVQACESAVTLLFDAVMHLGCKPYLDSQRDSCICQYEGY encoded by the exons ATGCTAACAACTAGCTGCTGCCATGTGGTTGTCCTCCTGGTCGTGTTCTCGCGTGTGTCAGCCTGCGGACAACAAGCGGAGACTCCCGACTGGAGAATGACTCTTAAAACTATCCGTAATGGCATCCATAAGATAGACACCTATCTTAATGCGGCGCTAGACTTGTTTGGCGGCGACGACGGCTTGTGTCATTACCGTTGTAGCGACG GTTACAAGGCGGCGCCTCGGCCCGGGTACAAGCCGCCGCCACCCAACGGCTGTGGAACGCCGCTCTTTGGATTCCAG ATGGACGTGGGCTTCCCCTCCATGACCAAATGCTGCAACCAGCACGACCGTTGCTATGACACCTGCGGCCGAGACAAGCACGACTGTGACGAGCAGTTCCAGGAGTGCCTGGAGACCATTTGCAGGAACGTGCAGAGGACTCTGGGATTGGCCCAAAGTGTCCAAG CGTGCGAGTCGGCTGTAACGCTGCTGTTTGACGCCGTGATGCATTTGGGATGCAAACCTTACCTGGACAGCCAGCGGGACTCTTGCATATGTCAGTAcgag gGATACTAG
- the LOC133639476 gene encoding group XIIA secretory phospholipase A2-like isoform X1 produces the protein MLTTSCCHVVVLLVVFSRVSACGQQAETPDWRMTLKTIRNGIHKIDTYLNAALDLFGGDDGLCHYRCSDGYKAAPRPGYKPPPPNGCGTPLFGFQMDVGFPSMTKCCNQHDRCYDTCGRDKHDCDEQFQECLETICRNVQRTLGLAQSVQACESAVTLLFDAVMHLGCKPYLDSQRDSCICQYEVKKEL, from the exons ATGCTAACAACTAGCTGCTGCCATGTGGTTGTCCTCCTGGTCGTGTTCTCGCGTGTGTCAGCCTGCGGACAACAAGCGGAGACTCCCGACTGGAGAATGACTCTTAAAACTATCCGTAATGGCATCCATAAGATAGACACCTATCTTAATGCGGCGCTAGACTTGTTTGGCGGCGACGACGGCTTGTGTCATTACCGTTGTAGCGACG GTTACAAGGCGGCGCCTCGGCCCGGGTACAAGCCGCCGCCACCCAACGGCTGTGGAACGCCGCTCTTTGGATTCCAG ATGGACGTGGGCTTCCCCTCCATGACCAAATGCTGCAACCAGCACGACCGTTGCTATGACACCTGCGGCCGAGACAAGCACGACTGTGACGAGCAGTTCCAGGAGTGCCTGGAGACCATTTGCAGGAACGTGCAGAGGACTCTGGGATTGGCCCAAAGTGTCCAAG CGTGCGAGTCGGCTGTAACGCTGCTGTTTGACGCCGTGATGCATTTGGGATGCAAACCTTACCTGGACAGCCAGCGGGACTCTTGCATATGTCAGTAcgaggtgaagaaggagctgtga